The Gemmatimonadaceae bacterium region TCCGAAAATCGCCGACTATCCGTTCACGACGTTGGCGCCGAACCTCGGCGTCGTGCAGCTCAGCGACGGCCGCACGTTCGTCGTCGCCGACATTCCCGGCATCATCGAAGGGGCGCACGAAGGCCGCGGACTCGGTCTTCAGTTTCTGCGGCACATAGAGCGCACGCGACTGCTGGCGTTTCTGATTCCCATCGACTCGATGGACTGGCAGGCCGAATACGACCAGCTTCGCGGCGAGATTGCCGCGTACTCGGAGGCGTTGGCCGAAAAGCCGCATTGCGTCGTGTTCACGAAGATGGATTTGCTCGGCGACGACGACGCACCGCCGATCGATGCGCCCGACGCGTTCGGCGTCTTCGCGATCAGCGCCGCGGGAAGAACGGGACTCGATTCGCTCCTCGCCGCGTGGTGGACGCGACTGCTCGAGATGAAAAAGACCGCCGCCGTTCGCCCCGACGTCATTCCACTGCCGTGACGCCGTGGCCGTCGAAAGCATCGAGCGCGGTGACGCGGCGTACCCCGTCGCCCTGAATGAGCTGGCCAATCCGCCGGCGCGACTCTGGTGGATTGGCGACCTCGGTCTCCTCGACCGGCCGCCGGTCACGATCGTCGGAACGCGGCGTGCGACGGGCTACGGCGAACGCATCACGCGCGAGCTCGCGGCGGCGCTCGTCCGCGCCGGGGCGTGCGTCGTCAGCGGCATGGCCCTCGGCATCGATGCCGCCGCGCACCGCGCGGCGCTCGAGGCCGGCGGGGCGACGATCGCCATTCTCGGCACGGGCGCCGACGTCGCGTATCCGCGAGCACATGTCCCGCTGCACCGGCAGATCATCGAGCGGGGGCTGGTCATGTCCGAGCTGCCTCCCGGTGCGCATTCGCATCAGGGATCGTTTCCGAACCGAAACCGCATCCTCGCCGCGATCTCGAAGGTGACGATCATCGTTGAAGCGCCGTTCGACAGCGGAGCGCTCATCACCGCGAAGCACGCGCTCGAACTGGGGCGCGACGTGGCCGTCGTTCCGGGTCCGATCGACGTGCCGCAGAGCCAGGGAAGCAATCTGCTGTTTCGCGATGGCGCGCACCCGATCGTTTCGATCGCCGATGCCTT contains the following coding sequences:
- the dprA gene encoding DNA-processing protein DprA; the protein is MAVESIERGDAAYPVALNELANPPARLWWIGDLGLLDRPPVTIVGTRRATGYGERITRELAAALVRAGACVVSGMALGIDAAAHRAALEAGGATIAILGTGADVAYPRAHVPLHRQIIERGLVMSELPPGAHSHQGSFPNRNRILAAISKVTIIVEAPFDSGALITAKHALELGRDVAVVPGPIDVPQSQGSNLLFRDGAHPIVSIADALSLAGLSPLARAGPRFDDEVEMRVWSALGHGAASLDELCARSGLPVAQCLSAVTGLELRGVVECALTGEVRRR